The Zonotrichia leucophrys gambelii isolate GWCS_2022_RI unplaced genomic scaffold, RI_Zleu_2.0 Scaffold_507_36600, whole genome shotgun sequence genome contains a region encoding:
- the LOC135441779 gene encoding uncharacterized protein LOC135441779 isoform X1 has translation MPCQTQGELFPARGQEEQLRQQVEEPQENGQNIKAEPQAELPKAQSDIMAVKRKNKEDMGRIQEENLHQQRGDQQNQVNERVAATPLMKCPLFCLLENMKEQLDAELQTAHSMIKARHERLEEEMKIFREKLNRFRQSLQNQVQVLTSHRAACEDFQPMSDNEGPQVRSEAQEQCPPEMLQVQHIMGSEPAAAAASPRGSPSVKPGNSGSGRSWEQETEEEYLELLGRVVNPTENPLVKYTFLKYLGSG, from the exons ATGCCATGCCAGACTCAGGgagagctgttccctgcccgagggcaggaagagcagctcaggcagcaggtgGAAGAGCCACAGGAGAATGGCCAG AACATCAAGGCAGAgccacaagcagagctgcccaaaGCTCAGAGTGACATCATGGCAGTGAAGAGAAAGAACAAGGAAGACATGGGAAGAATTCAAGAGGAGAATCTCCATCAGCAGAGGGGTGATCAACAAAACCAGGTGAATGAAAGAGTGGCAGCCACTCCACTCATGAAATGTCCTCTCTTTTGTTTGTTAGAGAACATGAAGGAACAGCTGGATGCAGAGCTTCAGACAGCTCACAGTATGATCAAGGCAAGGCATGAGCGGctggaggaagaaatgaaaatcttcAGAGAGAAACTTAATCGCTTCCGTCAGTCTCTGCAAAACCAA GTGCAAGTGTTGACATCTCACCGGGCAGCCTGCGAAGACTTCCAGCCAATGTCTGACAATGAAGGACCCCAAGTTAGGAGTgaggcacaggagcagtgccCACCAGAAATGCTCCAGGTCCAGCACATCATGGGCTCTGAACCTGCTGCCGCAGCAGCATCACCTCGAGGAAGCCCTTCTGTGAAACCTGGGAACTCAGGCTCGGGCAGATCCTGGGAACAGGAGACTGAGGAGGAgtacctggagctgctgg GGAGAGTGGTGAACCCCACTGAAAATCCCCTGGTGAAATACACGTTCCTGAAATATCTTGGCAGCGGGTGA
- the LOC135441779 gene encoding uncharacterized protein LOC135441779 isoform X2 yields MPCQTQGELFPARGQEEQLRQQVEEPQENGQNIKAEPQAELPKAQSDIMAVKRKNKEDMGRIQEENLHQQRENMKEQLDAELQTAHSMIKARHERLEEEMKIFREKLNRFRQSLQNQVQVLTSHRAACEDFQPMSDNEGPQVRSEAQEQCPPEMLQVQHIMGSEPAAAAASPRGSPSVKPGNSGSGRSWEQETEEEYLELLGRVVNPTENPLVKYTFLKYLGSG; encoded by the exons ATGCCATGCCAGACTCAGGgagagctgttccctgcccgagggcaggaagagcagctcaggcagcaggtgGAAGAGCCACAGGAGAATGGCCAG AACATCAAGGCAGAgccacaagcagagctgcccaaaGCTCAGAGTGACATCATGGCAGTGAAGAGAAAGAACAAGGAAGACATGGGAAGAATTCAAGAGGAGAATCTCCATCAGCAGAGGG AGAACATGAAGGAACAGCTGGATGCAGAGCTTCAGACAGCTCACAGTATGATCAAGGCAAGGCATGAGCGGctggaggaagaaatgaaaatcttcAGAGAGAAACTTAATCGCTTCCGTCAGTCTCTGCAAAACCAA GTGCAAGTGTTGACATCTCACCGGGCAGCCTGCGAAGACTTCCAGCCAATGTCTGACAATGAAGGACCCCAAGTTAGGAGTgaggcacaggagcagtgccCACCAGAAATGCTCCAGGTCCAGCACATCATGGGCTCTGAACCTGCTGCCGCAGCAGCATCACCTCGAGGAAGCCCTTCTGTGAAACCTGGGAACTCAGGCTCGGGCAGATCCTGGGAACAGGAGACTGAGGAGGAgtacctggagctgctgg GGAGAGTGGTGAACCCCACTGAAAATCCCCTGGTGAAATACACGTTCCTGAAATATCTTGGCAGCGGGTGA